TGatgtttacttgtttgttttccaaCCAGGATTTCTCAGAGTATTGTTCCAAATTTGGTTCTGATCATTTCGATATAAACGGCAATGTTTTTTTGTGGGCAGGATCATCATGACCTCATCGGCCGCAGGCATCTATGGGAACTTCGGCCAGGCAAACTACAGCACGGCCAAGCTTGGGCTGCTGGGCTTCTCCAACACATTGGCCATAGAGGGACAGAAGTACAACATCTACTGCAACACCATTGCCCCCACTGCAGGCTCTCGTCTCACACAGACCGTCATGGCCCAAGGTCGAATCCCATCTTGTAAAGCCAGGGCCCTCAAATACTAGTCCTGCTGGCCtgcatgtttgcatttgtttgtttctttaatccTAACCCATTTTCCCCTGCGCAAGTGGCCCAGTTTATTGTTGTCTattgttaatttcttttccaTCAGAATGCCAAAAACTATTGGTTTAATTAAGGAGTTGAGGCTGAAACCTTAACATACACTGGCCTGCAGGATACTTTTTTCACACTTGTTTAGAACTTCACCCAAAATCCAAACCATTGTTCTTGTCATGGCCCACTTCTGCCGTACACAGAAAGATTGGTGGTGTTACCATGGGCACTCCTCAactattaaaagcaaaaaaacagatCTTAATCCTCCTTTGTTTTGCAATGTACCCTTTGTGGTAACATTCACTGACTTTCTTTACTGCGGTGATCAGGCACTATAGGCTCTCCGCACGCTCTTTGAGCAGGTCTTCTCTGGAAACCATTGTTCGTTTGAGGCACAAGTAGCTCTGCACAACGTGAGGCAGGTTGGGATGCTCCCATGCAGACGCATGTGTCTTCAGAGTGTGCTGCTgggcatgctttttttttttttttttagttttattatatAATTCTGAAATGTTGGCTCCTCTTTCCAGCTCTCTGGCATCTGAACTGAGGGGTCTGTGTTGTGGCAGCGAGCATCTGACACTCTTTCATCTGTGGATGTGCCGCTCGCTGACATAGCCTTATGCTGTATTGTGTGCGCTGCCCTGCAGCCAGAGTCCCAGCTGCCGGCCTGTCCGATGCTGTCGTCCAACACGCAAATTAAGCATATGCCCTCATAGCGGCTTATGATGGGAGGCATGGGGATATGGAGGTGACATGAATAATACGGTGCCGTCTCCTTCCAGTTGTCTGTTGGCACAATCTCTTGGAGGCCAGTGCGGTGGTTTTGACCATAGGGTTGCAGATTGAAATGCGCTTCATTGCAGAATTTAACCTGAATTCTCTCACACCTCCATTTGAAAATGTAAGTCTGTTTTGGTCAGTGTTATAAAACAGATGACTACAatattcttgtttttgtgtctgtgtgttttcagattTGCTGGATTTCTTTAAAGTGGAGTATGTGTCCCCCCTGGTACTTTGGCTGTGTCATGAGCAATGTGAGGAGAATGGGAGTCTTTTTGAGGTAAGGTTGTGGTCCCCAGTTACCAAGTCCAGTCCTTTGAGATCTCTACTCATACCTACTTGATGTTTTACATGGTGCTGAATCTATAAAACCTAAATACACCCCTTGCACCTTTCTTGTTTTTATCCTTACAGGTTGGAGGAGGCTGGATTGCTAAATGTAAGTGAACTTCACATAACTTTCTGCATAAATGTAGATGAACATATTATGCAGTTGCTCTTGATAGGCTGTCAAATATTATGTTTTCATGTAGTAAGACGGGTCTACTTAATATGTAGTAAAATATTGTGGACTAATATAAGCAATGACTTCTGGTCCTGGGAAAAATCTCTGCAGTGAGGGAGTGTTTTGAATGTGTGTCCCCACAGTGCGCTGGGAGCGAACCCAGGGCGCCATCCTGAGGCACCAGAACCAGTCTATGAGCCCTGAGGCCGTGCGGGACCACTGGGATAAGATCTGCAACTTTCAGAATGCCACCAAACCTGCCAGTGTCCATGGTGACCCACATGTCACATCAAATTAGCAACATAGCACACTGTACCTGGCATCCTTCATGTGCAAGTGCTTGCTTATGTAAATGTCTAAGGCTCATGCAATGAGTTAAAAACAACTTTCTCTGCTCCAGCGGAGTCTAACTCTGGGTGAGCCAGTATGTGTATCTCCGTTATTGCCGCAAcgtggactagtgtcctgtctagggtgtagcGTTCCTCCTGCCCTGTGCTCctgggataagctccagaccatGTTGACCTTGCATTGCACAAGTTGTTGATAAAAATGAGGGGAGAATGGAAATACGACAGTGCTGCACCCTGCCAATGCCAGTGGTCCCAGGACCCAGACCACTCTTGCATGCTTTTTTAAAGAATAGGAGTGTCGATATGGAGCTGCTGATCAAGAAACTGAACACAGTcgattttgatttattttacataatctaGATTGCCCACATTTTTGTCAAGTCTTACGGggatttatttctgttttctctgtgcTGTACTGAAGAGGCGATGAACCAGTTGCTGGAGGTGCTCTCAGCTGTGGACATTGACACAGGGCTGGCAGGCAATCCAACTAGTGCTGTGGCCTCCACTGAGTTGGGTATTCCTGTGAGTACAGCAGTAAACGGGGTGATTCTGCTGACTGCCAGCACTGTATTGCCCCCgcttcccccttttttttttttttttgttaaataattgaCTGACTTTTGCAGtcaaaatgtatatacagtgcagtgacattcaaatcaatttcaattttttttaaaaattttatttaaatatgcagaTATCTCTAAAGTGGTAGGATGCACGTTACTGCTTattaaaacaggaagaaaacttGTGAACAAGTGCATCATCAGCTGGCCAGTAGCTGCAGTGTGTAGGTGTTAAGTCTCTCACTTCCCTTCCTTCGTCCCCCTGTCTCACACATGCCTACCACAGTAATTGTCTTCTCTGAGGAACTTTGAATCTCTACTTCATTCTTGCCGAACCATATGGGCTAATGATGTACTCTGCTGTGAGTGTTGTTTCATTGAATAAATGAATTGTAGAAGAGTACAGACTTGTATCCCTTTCTCCCTCTCAGCTATCGGCTGTGGGGCAGAAACTTGCAGAGGTGGAGTTCAGTTATTCAAACATGCAGACCATCCTTTATGCCCTGGGAGTTGGCATGTCCACCAAGGAGCCTGACCACCTCAAATTCTTGTATGAGGGTGACTCGGAATTCAGCTGCCTGCCCACCTTCGGCGTCATTCCCTCCCAATCCGTCCTAGCACACGGGGGCTTGAGCACCATCAAGGGCCTCAATATCGACTACACCCGGGTGAGCATGTGTTCGAGTCCCAGAGAGACATTGCCTTTCTTTGTGGTCTGTGTCAGTAAAAAATGTGTAAGTTTTCAGTCCGGTAAACCATAACTAGCTTTGCTCAAAATCTGTTTGTAGGTAAGTCTGCACTCAACAAAATTTATTGGGAATTGAAATATAACCTTCCTTTTTGAACTGCGTGTGGAGTAGAGAGCAGTCTTTGAAACATCTCACATTTCTTATGTCACTTACCCAGCTTCTGCATGGAGAGCATTATCTTGAGCTCTATAAACCACTCCCCACCTCAGGTAAGCtttttagagattttttttttttgttggaagttCAGCTATattcattgtattgcattttaTGTAGCCCCTTGCAGACACGGTTTTCTCACAGCATTGACAATCTATCAAGACTGCAAAAAAGTGCAAGGAGACATGAAACAAGTGGCATTAGTAGCACAGTCACAGATGGTCcatttgttaactgcttgtctgtCCAACTGGCAGTGAACCCCTGCTCCCCTGCCTGAGGACATGCGATTGTTGCACATGAACAAAAATGCTGCTGATCCCATGGCATGTTAATGTGTATCAGTGCCtggtttttaatttcatttttagaaaTTGCAGGAGTTTTTAATATTCTTTCCTAGGGAAACTGACCTCACGGGGAATGATTGCTGATGTTCTGGACAAAGGATCTGGAATGGTCGTCCTCGTGGATGgtgattattatttatgaaGTTTTGAGGAAAATGCTGTTCGTGTTGGAGCAGACTGAACCCTGCAGTGTCAGAATGCTTCAACTTCTCTCTATTTTGGTTTCCATGGTTGCACCTTAACATTTCCCTCCCTGTGCAGCTCACACATATAATGGCCAGGAGCTCGTGTGCTACAATCAGTTCACCCTGTTCCTCGTGGGTATGGGCGGCTTTGGGAAGAAGACATCCGATAAAGCAAAGGTAGCCCCCTGCTGTCGACAAGCACGCCGACTGCCAGATCAGTGCATCACCAAAGTAACACCATCGTCAGCATTGCAAACCTCTCCATCCTCATCCCACCAAGTTAAAGTATTAACTGTCCTGTCCTGCAGAACATAGTGGCAATCCCAAATCGCGCCCCAGATGCAGTGGTGACGGACCAGACCACCAGAGACCAGGTACTGTTGGACCCCTTGGGGATGCCATACCTGATTTAGTCATACTGTGTTGGTAGACCTAGGTTTTTCAGTCATGTTCACTCTCCTTTGTTTGACACTATTCGTAGAAAGTTCATTTtatgcaacaatttaaaaacacttcagaTGTTTCATGTGAGTTTCCGTTTGTATTTGCATGGAgcttttttcatgtatttattatataatcatGAGGATATGGCatacacatttcagaaatgcaaaGATCAGATTGTAATGCATCAGGGAAGCAATGGGATGTCCAACAGACCACCCGTGTCACTTTAACCTAGTTACTCGTGACTCCATCCAGAAAACATTTGGCTTCTAATTAGCGTTTTAAACATTTCCGGCATTTCTGTTCTATTCAaattggaaatgtgtgtgtgtgtcagcagcacTGCAACAAGCATCTTCCACATAGTAGCAAAGAACTGCATCCTCCAAACGTGCTGCTGCACTTGATGCAGAGAGCTGTGGTTTTTGTGTAGACCAGCACTTTGTCTTTTCCAGGCTGCATTGTATCGTCTGAGTGGCGATTTTAACCCACTGCACATAGATCCCAGCTTTGCAGCTCTGGGAGGTGAGcactctgcctctctctctgttgctccATCGAAACCCAGACCTCTATCAGTGTCTTTCAGACCTTGCTTCAGGGTTAAGATAACTGTTCATATTTAACTTTTCTTGCTTACACAGATTATACACGTTAAACACCCCtaacattgtcttttttttaaattttggtaGTGAaggaatttaaatttaaaaaaaaaaaaaaagcttatttgtttctttttttttatatatcagAGATTTTGGATGAATGTGAATATgtctaatacattttttttttttttttttttttttaataaaggctACAAAACACCCATTCTTCATGGGCTCTGCTCCTTTGGTTTCGCCGCTCGCCATGTTTTGAAGCATTATGCGAACAATGATGTGTCTAAGTTCAAGTCCATCAAGGTGAGGCTTGCATATGCTACTGCAGCCTGATTTCTCTGAGCTGTGTCATGCAAGGGTACATCTGCATGCATTTCTGTGGCTTATTCCCTTATTGAAAAGGAGCAGACATGGCAAAAATTCTGTAACACAAGCAGCCAAGGTACAGGAAGTAAAGTTGAGTTTTCAAAggtgcaaatatttttttttttttttttaaaaaactaacctgttttctaaaatttctgcttaTTGTGGAATGAACTTGACCTGTATTTACTTTCCCATCCTATTAGCGAAGTGTACCCAAACAAAATAGGAGTGTGGGACTGCTTTAATTCAGCTTTGTTGCACAGTGTTTACGTATTCTGTTGATGATGGATGTTACAGGTCCTGATGAGGTGAAATGAATAGGATGCAAATTGGAGACAAATGGTTTTCactcctttttaaatttatttttactgtagcttGAAGTTAGTTTTAAAAAGTCTTGGAATTTCTTAATTTCTTGAAGAACCTCACTGTTGAATAAATTgaagcaaacattttattattgaatGTGGCTTGGAGGTAAAACTGACTTTGGAAAAACTGTCACATCTGCACCTTCATTTGAGGTGCCAGTGTACATAAAAATATCGGCATTTGTGTGTAAACCATTTTACTAAACTGAGGAGGCAGTATTGCGAGGATCAGCATCAACATATTAATACAAAACTTGTATTTACTATTGGTTTTTGTAActaatgcaaataaaagtagACAGTTTCAGTGCTATTTGTCTGAAGTGAGACTGGTCACCTGTTCAAAGGTTGAATTCATGCTAAGACCTGTACTGcacactgatttaaaatgtgaataaaagcaTGTAAATATATACCAGAGAAATGAACCAGTAGGTGACCTCATGGTCTCTAAACATGGAGTCTATCATTTTTCCCAGATGAACAGGTCTGATCAGTGAGAATTGTAAATTATATCAGGGGGTCTATCACCTGCCTGGGACTAAACCTCAACCACAATTGAACTGTGCAACAGTAGGTTGTGGAACTGATTTGAAAGAACATTTGGGAACCCACTTCTCTAAGCTACTCCACTATTGCCCCAAAAGCAAGATGCTAAAGCTGGATTTGCGTAACAGGTGAACTGCGGTTGCTTTTGTTGCGCGGTCTAACGCTGCTCTCCTCGTTCCTGCAGGTGCGCTTCGTGAAGCCGGTGTTACCTGGTCAGACCCTGCAGACGGAGATGTGGAAGGAGGGCAGCCGAATCCACCTTCAGTGCAGGGTGGGGAATGCCATTCTTCTGCAGAAAGAGCGTTTCTGGGTGGACTGGGATGCCTGAAAGCGCTGGGGTTGTTCTTCTGTTCTTCCTCCCAGTTTGATCTGGATATTTGTCTGGCTAAAGGGCTTGTTAGTAGGAGCTGCACTCACATCCTGCTCATGTAATATGAAACACTTTCTAATCATGCAGTGTTTTCCCCAGATCAAAGAGACTGGAGATGTGGTTTTAACAAGTGCATATGTAGATCTTCAGGACATCACAGATGCGGCACCTTTGGACAGACTCCCAGAGGTAATGCCCACATGGTGCTGGAAACCCCCACAAAAACACATAGCTCTGTTAACATCATGTTGACTAAAAGAAGCAACCGCTTAATTCACACTAAGAAACAAGTGTGTTCGGtatcttatttttgtttaaaatgtccTTCAGACAAGGGGCCTGCAGAGCGACCTTGTGTTTGCAGAGATCGGGCACCGCATCAAAGACTTTGGGCCAGAGCTGGTGAGGAAGGTCAACGCAGTCTTCCAGTGGGAGATCACCCAAGGGGGACGCACCGCAGCGCAGTGGAGTGAGTgggcacagcacacacactggggggATAATATGCATCCTGACAGCTGGGCAACATACACGCACCAGGACTTACACTTTGGAAGTCTGTCCATCAGACGCATGTACAGTATTCACAGGTCAGATGACCCTGCAGTAAACGTAAAGAGCATTTCAGTTTAGGCCACTGCACAGCAGGTTCTCGCACCGAAACAACTGCACAGCGACTGCAATGAGCATTCACATGCCGTACACCATCTGCCCATCAGTTTGGTGCCAACTCATTTCATTCTTGGTGTGTGAATATCTGATCCGAGCTCGCAAAACCACAGTGACATGTGCTCTCCCTGCTGTTCAgctattaatttaaaaagcgGGACTGGGTCCCTGCAAAAGGGTCCGTACAGCGGCAAGCCAGACGTTACCTTCACCCTTTCTGATGAAGACTTCA
Above is a genomic segment from Scleropages formosus chromosome 17, fSclFor1.1, whole genome shotgun sequence containing:
- the hsd17b4 gene encoding peroxisomal multifunctional enzyme type 2, translating into MFAPLRFDGKVVLITGAGGGLGREYALAFAERGAFVVVNDLGGDIKGGGKSSTAADKVVAEIKAKGGTAVANYDSVENGEKLVQTALDTFGRIDIVINNAGILRDRSFSRMSELDWDLINRVHLRGSFLVTRAAWDHMKKQKFGRIIMTSSAAGIYGNFGQANYSTAKLGLLGFSNTLAIEGQKYNIYCNTIAPTAGSRLTQTVMAQDLLDFFKVEYVSPLVLWLCHEQCEENGSLFEVGGGWIAKLRWERTQGAILRHQNQSMSPEAVRDHWDKICNFQNATKPASVHEAMNQLLEVLSAVDIDTGLAGNPTSAVASTELGIPLSAVGQKLAEVEFSYSNMQTILYALGVGMSTKEPDHLKFLYEGDSEFSCLPTFGVIPSQSVLAHGGLSTIKGLNIDYTRLLHGEHYLELYKPLPTSGKLTSRGMIADVLDKGSGMVVLVDAHTYNGQELVCYNQFTLFLVGMGGFGKKTSDKAKNIVAIPNRAPDAVVTDQTTRDQAALYRLSGDFNPLHIDPSFAALGGYKTPILHGLCSFGFAARHVLKHYANNDVSKFKSIKVRFVKPVLPGQTLQTEMWKEGSRIHLQCRIKETGDVVLTSAYVDLQDITDAAPLDRLPETRGLQSDLVFAEIGHRIKDFGPELVRKVNAVFQWEITQGGRTAAQWTINLKSGTGSLQKGPYSGKPDVTFTLSDEDFMKVVQGKLDPQKAFFAGKLKAKGNIMLSQKLETILKDYAKF